In Nocardia sputorum, a single genomic region encodes these proteins:
- the fxsT gene encoding FxSxx-COOH system tetratricopeptide repeat protein → MRREQLTDLEEGLAQGRVAVVVTGMRGAGKTQLAAAYARHVLDHEEGSVGWVNAETADTLHAGLSEIADYLGLSAPGEDTLRSARRLCNHLNNSSDRYLLVLDNATDPEQLRAVLPTRGGTRVLITTTNTAITWLADVTVDAGTGYTREQALAYLREATGLVDDPDGEQKLAKELGYLPLALSAAAAVITAARPPLSYETYLQRLRAQSLPRVLRRRDGADHPLRVDQAILLSIQAAEASRGDADLDSVVRWLLRLFAVLAPSGIRRELLHHPDPKLDELVDEAIDRGTQHSLLNWSTAKDRLLAHRLTARVLLERDRDADDCDDLLTSALAVLRPRLVQHEQAWVYRAVGADLVDQIEALWASGVPTHASPDVRDDAVACRFWAIRHLIETVSLDRAITIAEPFLAQCARAHGPNHPNTLTCRNHLANAYREAGRLAEAIPLYENNLTEVEHILGTDHPATLTSRNNLADAYRDAGRAAKAIPLYEKTLIDRERVLGVDHPATLTSRNNLASAYQLTGRVIEAISLLERNVVDRERVLGPDHPATLASRNHLAYAYRLAGRLTEAIPLYEKTLIDRERILGVDHPATLRTRNNLASAYQLTGRVIEAIPLAERNVIDRERVLSPDHPATLTSRNNLANAYHSAGRKVDAIPLLERNLTDSERILGPDHPTTLLFRNNLAAGYQSAGRTAEAIPLLGRNLTDAERILGPDHSTTLTTRNNLAAAYQSAGQTAKAIPLPEKTPVDRERPLGPDHPDTR, encoded by the coding sequence GTGCGCCGTGAGCAGCTCACCGATCTGGAAGAGGGACTGGCACAGGGGCGTGTGGCCGTGGTGGTGACCGGGATGCGCGGGGCGGGCAAGACGCAGCTGGCCGCCGCCTATGCCCGCCACGTCCTCGACCACGAGGAGGGGTCGGTCGGGTGGGTGAACGCCGAAACCGCCGACACCCTGCATGCCGGGTTGTCCGAGATCGCCGATTATTTGGGTCTTTCCGCGCCTGGCGAGGACACGCTGCGATCGGCCCGGCGGCTGTGCAACCACCTCAACAACAGCTCCGATCGATACCTGCTGGTACTCGATAACGCCACCGACCCCGAACAGCTCCGCGCGGTGTTGCCCACCCGCGGCGGCACCCGGGTCCTGATCACCACCACCAACACCGCCATTACGTGGCTCGCCGACGTCACTGTAGACGCAGGCACCGGCTACACCCGCGAACAGGCTTTGGCCTACCTTCGTGAGGCCACCGGCCTCGTCGATGATCCCGACGGGGAGCAAAAATTGGCCAAAGAGCTCGGCTACCTGCCACTGGCGCTGTCCGCGGCCGCAGCCGTAATCACCGCCGCGCGGCCACCCCTGAGCTACGAGACCTACCTGCAGCGGCTTCGGGCACAATCCCTACCACGAGTATTACGCCGCAGGGACGGTGCCGATCACCCGCTGCGGGTCGACCAGGCGATCCTGCTGTCGATTCAGGCCGCTGAGGCTTCCCGCGGCGACGCGGATCTCGACAGTGTGGTGCGTTGGCTGTTGAGATTGTTCGCTGTGCTCGCCCCGTCCGGGATACGCCGGGAATTGCTGCACCATCCCGACCCGAAACTGGACGAACTGGTCGACGAGGCGATCGACCGCGGCACCCAGCACTCACTGCTGAACTGGTCCACTGCAAAAGACCGCCTACTCGCGCATCGACTTACCGCCCGTGTGCTGCTCGAACGCGACCGGGACGCCGACGACTGCGACGATCTCCTCACCAGCGCACTCGCCGTACTGCGACCACGGCTTGTCCAGCACGAACAGGCATGGGTCTATCGCGCCGTAGGTGCTGATCTGGTCGACCAGATCGAAGCGCTCTGGGCAAGTGGCGTACCTACCCACGCCTCACCTGATGTCCGCGACGACGCCGTTGCTTGCCGCTTCTGGGCGATACGCCACTTGATCGAAACTGTGAGCCTAGATCGAGCGATCACTATCGCCGAGCCGTTTCTCGCTCAATGCGCGCGAGCCCATGGCCCCAATCATCCCAACACCCTGACGTGCCGCAACCATCTCGCCAATGCCTACCGGGAGGCGGGTCGGCTGGCGGAGGCGATACCGCTGTACGAGAACAACCTCACCGAAGTCGAACACATCCTGGGCACCGACCACCCCGCCACCCTGACTTCCCGCAACAACCTTGCCGACGCCTACCGGGACGCCGGGCGTGCGGCGAAGGCGATACCGCTGTACGAGAAAACCCTCATCGATCGCGAGCGGGTCCTCGGTGTCGACCACCCCGCCACCCTGACTTCCCGCAACAACCTCGCCAGCGCATACCAATTGACGGGTCGTGTGATCGAGGCCATTTCGCTGTTGGAGCGCAATGTCGTCGATCGAGAGCGGGTCCTCGGTCCCGACCACCCCGCCACCCTGGCCTCCCGTAACCACCTTGCCTATGCCTACAGGTTGGCGGGGCGACTGACTGAGGCGATACCGCTGTACGAGAAAACCCTCATCGATCGTGAACGGATCCTCGGTGTCGACCACCCCGCCACCCTGCGCACCCGCAACAACCTCGCTAGCGCATACCAATTGACGGGTCGGGTGATCGAGGCGATTCCGCTGGCAGAGCGCAATGTCATCGATCGCGAGCGGGTCCTCAGTCCCGACCACCCCGCCACCTTGACCTCCCGCAACAACCTCGCCAACGCCTACCATTCGGCGGGTCGGAAGGTTGACGCAATCCCACTACTCGAGCGCAACCTCACCGACTCGGAGCGGATCCTGGGACCCGACCACCCCACCACCCTGCTTTTCCGCAACAATCTCGCCGCTGGATACCAGTCAGCCGGTCGGACAGCCGAGGCGATTCCCCTCCTAGGGCGCAACCTCACCGACGCCGAGCGGATTCTCGGTCCCGACCACTCCACCACTCTCACCACACGCAACAACCTCGCCGCTGCATACCAGTCAGCGGGTCAGACAGCCAAGGCGATACCGCTGCCGGAGAAGACCCCCGTCGATCGCGAGCGGCCTCTTGGTCCCGACCACCCTGACACCCGGTAG
- a CDS encoding pentapeptide repeat-containing protein — translation MSLTPRPTTARGVRAQDITGQTLIQESEDLREQDLTGQVLLGANLARADLTGANLAEADLTDANLERADLTGANMYHANLSGTSLERATLTAAYLAGANMHRANLRGADLTDANLSDANLTETDFTGANLTHAILNHADLRDAVLTGDLTSTGLSYTDLSGATLERAMLPPLTQMLDVRWSDDTRWGRYTMAIRRNSARLGDGQHILNPLTPPQKSLRKRFS, via the coding sequence GTGAGCCTTACCCCACGTCCTACGACAGCTAGGGGCGTTCGTGCGCAAGACATCACAGGTCAAACCCTGATCCAAGAAAGCGAGGACCTTCGTGAGCAGGACCTGACAGGTCAAGTCCTGCTCGGCGCAAATTTGGCCAGAGCTGACCTGACCGGCGCCAACCTGGCAGAAGCAGATCTGACTGACGCCAACCTGGAAAGGGCAGATTTGACCGGCGCCAACATGTATCACGCCAACCTGAGCGGTACGTCTTTGGAACGAGCAACCCTGACTGCTGCGTACTTGGCCGGCGCCAACATGCATCGCGCAAACCTGCGTGGTGCAGACCTGACGGACGCAAACCTGAGCGACGCCAACCTAACGGAGACGGATTTCACTGGCGCGAACTTGACTCATGCAATCTTGAATCATGCCGATCTGCGCGATGCGGTGTTGACCGGTGATCTAACGAGCACGGGCTTGAGCTACACAGACTTGTCTGGGGCCACTTTGGAACGGGCCATGCTCCCTCCGCTGACTCAGATGCTCGACGTGCGATGGTCGGACGACACCAGGTGGGGGCGATACACGATGGCCATTCGACGCAACTCGGCCAGGCTCGGCGACGGACAGCACATATTGAACCCCCTAACCCCTCCTCAGAAGTCGCTCAGGAAGCGTTTCTCGTAG